One part of the Patescibacteria group bacterium genome encodes these proteins:
- the rodA gene encoding rod shape-determining protein RodA codes for MWYRIRLYLKNFDWILLVAVVLLVLFGLVEIYSVALGQETLSLLNFKKQVIFIIVGLVLMFVLAFTDFYFLKSLNKYLYILAALVLVAVLFFGSTIRGTRGWFDLGGFNFQPVEFVKIALLLYLSSYFSDLATNIKTLKHLWQSGLATLVLVALVLLQPDFGSALMLVALWLVLLLLAGFKKKYFFSIIGISLILFLSAWFFFFKDYQKERLMTFINPQANDLAAGYNVSQAMIAVGSGGLTGKGVGFGSQSQLKFLPEAQTDFIFAVVAEELGFLGVGLILSFFAIFFARCLVIIRKINNDFGIYFILGALGLIFIQMFINIAMNMGMMPVVGLSLPFVSYGGSGLISLFILVGIIQNIIIKSKISY; via the coding sequence ATGTGGTATCGTATCAGGCTGTATTTGAAGAATTTCGATTGGATCCTTCTCGTAGCGGTCGTTCTTTTAGTGCTGTTTGGTTTGGTCGAGATTTATAGTGTCGCCTTAGGCCAGGAAACGCTAAGCTTATTAAATTTCAAGAAGCAGGTTATTTTTATTATCGTTGGTTTAGTCTTGATGTTCGTCTTAGCTTTTACTGATTTCTATTTTCTTAAAAGCCTCAATAAATACCTTTATATCTTAGCCGCCCTGGTCTTAGTGGCGGTTTTGTTTTTCGGTTCGACTATCCGCGGAACGCGCGGTTGGTTCGATTTGGGTGGTTTTAATTTCCAACCAGTAGAATTCGTCAAGATAGCTCTCTTGCTCTACCTTTCCAGTTATTTTTCCGATTTAGCTACGAATATCAAGACCTTGAAACATCTTTGGCAATCCGGTTTAGCTACCTTAGTCTTGGTGGCTTTAGTCCTATTACAGCCGGATTTCGGTTCAGCCTTGATGCTGGTGGCACTATGGCTGGTCCTGTTGCTCTTAGCCGGATTTAAGAAGAAATATTTTTTTTCAATCATCGGCATCTCTTTGATACTTTTCCTGTCGGCTTGGTTTTTCTTTTTTAAGGATTACCAGAAGGAAAGACTGATGACTTTTATCAATCCCCAGGCCAACGATCTGGCGGCCGGCTATAATGTTTCTCAGGCTATGATTGCCGTCGGCTCCGGCGGCTTAACCGGCAAGGGGGTTGGTTTCGGTTCCCAATCGCAGTTGAAATTCTTGCCGGAAGCCCAGACCGACTTCATTTTTGCTGTCGTAGCCGAAGAACTGGGGTTTTTGGGTGTCGGACTAATCTTGAGCTTCTTTGCCATCTTTTTCGCCCGTTGTCTAGTCATTATCCGTAAAATCAATAATGATTTCGGGATCTATTTCATCCTCGGGGCGCTTGGCTTGATTTTTATCCAAATGTTTATTAATATTGCTATGAATATGGGGATGATGCCGGTAGTCGGCCTATCTCTGCCTTTTGTCAGTTATGGCGGCAGTGGCTTGATCTCCTTGTTTATTTTGGTCGGTATTATCCAAAATATAATTATTAAATCAAAGATAAGTTATTAA
- a CDS encoding aldolase produces MPVFVPPLSVPKNQRSQYLKNWRLATKRSGRLFLFAGDQKVEHLNDDFFGRGIDQADASPEHLFKIASQSEIGVFATQLGMIARYGDSYRQIPYVVKLNSKTNILEDKSKLLSRRWLNVDQVVRLKNQSRLKIVGVGYTIYLGSEHEGRMLKEAAKIIYDAHQAGLLAILWIYPRHPKVKNEDDIHLIAGAAGVATALGADFVKVKYPYKNKNQVKTATDFREVSLAAGNTGVICVGGSKQAAKDLITSTYLQIKHGQTVGLAIGRNLHQRSLDEAIRLSRALNALIYKNKNDKEALKIFNTPLKTKTRFKSLFSFFSL; encoded by the coding sequence ATGCCCGTCTTTGTTCCGCCGCTCAGCGTCCCTAAAAACCAGCGATCCCAATACCTAAAAAATTGGCGCCTCGCCACTAAGAGAAGCGGCCGGCTCTTCCTGTTTGCCGGCGACCAGAAAGTGGAGCATTTGAATGACGATTTTTTCGGGCGCGGCATCGACCAAGCTGATGCTAGCCCTGAGCACCTCTTCAAGATCGCTTCGCAAAGCGAGATCGGCGTCTTCGCTACCCAGCTCGGAATGATCGCCCGCTATGGCGACTCATACCGGCAAATACCCTACGTAGTAAAATTAAACAGCAAAACTAATATCTTGGAAGATAAGAGCAAATTACTAAGCCGACGTTGGTTGAATGTCGACCAGGTCGTCAGGCTGAAGAATCAAAGTCGTCTTAAGATCGTCGGCGTCGGCTATACCATCTATTTAGGCAGCGAGCATGAAGGCCGCATGCTCAAAGAAGCGGCTAAGATAATATATGATGCCCACCAAGCCGGACTATTGGCTATCCTTTGGATCTACCCCCGCCATCCTAAAGTGAAGAATGAAGACGATATCCATCTGATTGCTGGCGCCGCTGGCGTCGCGACCGCCCTCGGAGCCGATTTCGTCAAAGTGAAATACCCTTATAAGAATAAGAACCAGGTGAAGACGGCGACTGATTTCCGTGAAGTCAGCTTGGCAGCCGGCAATACCGGAGTCATCTGCGTCGGCGGCAGCAAGCAAGCAGCCAAAGACTTGATCACAAGCACCTATCTCCAGATCAAGCATGGCCAGACCGTCGGTCTAGCTATCGGCCGCAACCTTCATCAAAGATCATTAGACGAAGCTATCCGCCTCAGTCGTGCCCTAAATGCCCTGATTTATAAGAATAAGAATGATAAAGAAGCCCTTAAAATCTTCAACACTCCCTTGAAGACCAAGACTAGATTTAAGAGCCTATTCAGTTTCTTTAGCCTCTAA
- a CDS encoding 50S ribosomal protein L25, translating to MEFKLSADLRAVGEKIAPDSLPAVLYGKGRANANLKLKLNDFMKVFAAAGESNLVELQFGSETVKVLIKDVQMALIKDRPQHVDFYQVNMKEKIKTEIPLHFVGESKAVRELGGIFLHEITEVEVECLPGDLVDHIDVDISSLNTFDDEIRINDLKLPAGLRLVHETNDIVAQVSAPAKAEEVAAPAAGVEAEAPKAEEKKE from the coding sequence ATGGAATTCAAATTATCAGCTGATCTTCGCGCCGTTGGTGAAAAGATCGCTCCGGATAGCTTGCCGGCCGTATTATATGGCAAGGGCCGGGCTAACGCTAATTTAAAATTAAAGTTGAACGATTTCATGAAAGTTTTTGCCGCCGCCGGCGAATCTAATTTGGTTGAGCTTCAGTTCGGTTCTGAAACCGTTAAGGTCTTAATTAAAGATGTGCAGATGGCCCTCATCAAAGACCGGCCGCAGCATGTCGATTTCTATCAGGTTAACATGAAAGAGAAGATCAAGACTGAAATTCCTTTACATTTTGTCGGTGAATCCAAAGCAGTTAGGGAGTTAGGTGGTATCTTCTTACACGAAATTACCGAGGTGGAAGTCGAGTGCTTACCTGGAGATTTAGTCGATCATATCGATGTTGATATTTCCAGCCTTAACACCTTCGACGATGAAATCAGGATTAATGATCTTAAATTACCAGCTGGTTTGCGCTTAGTCCATGAAACTAACGATATCGTAGCTCAAGTCAGCGCTCCAGCTAAAGCTGAAGAGGTAGCGGCTCCAGCGGCCGGTGTAGAAGCTGAAGCGCCTAAAGCGGAAGAGAAAAAAGAATAA
- the prmC gene encoding peptide chain release factor N(5)-glutamine methyltransferase: MQIKQMLKLAQDRGLDPLDAELLIALGLKKDRIFVLSRPESKLSPKQVDHIRTLIKKRSAGFPFAYLNGEKEFYGLNFQVKPGVLIPRPETEMIVDYILERFRQEKISLIDLGCGSGSIIIALAKNRPEGDRYLGLDVSPQALKISRYNANRHHLRDKIRFIKSDLLSRVLSSPALIRYLQTIKNQKLIISANLPYLRPQQIKANPELKYEPRLALEAGRDGLKYYRQLLPQAKSLLNLGFSHISLILEIDPSQTEKLKDQIDRDLAGIKKKITIKNDLAGLSRFLMIDLEK, from the coding sequence ATGCAGATAAAGCAAATGCTAAAACTAGCCCAGGACCGAGGCCTAGACCCTTTAGATGCCGAACTCCTGATTGCCTTAGGTCTTAAGAAAGACCGTATTTTTGTATTATCCCGGCCCGAATCCAAGCTTAGCCCTAAACAAGTTGATCATATCCGGACTTTAATTAAAAAAAGGTCAGCCGGCTTCCCTTTCGCTTACCTCAACGGTGAAAAAGAATTCTACGGCCTGAATTTCCAAGTCAAGCCTGGTGTCCTAATCCCTCGTCCCGAAACAGAAATGATTGTCGATTATATCCTGGAACGCTTCCGCCAAGAAAAGATCAGCTTGATCGATTTAGGCTGTGGTAGCGGCAGCATCATAATAGCTCTAGCTAAGAATAGGCCGGAAGGAGATAGATATCTCGGCCTGGATGTCAGCCCTCAGGCCCTTAAAATATCTAGATATAATGCCAATCGCCATCACCTAAGAGACAAGATACGTTTCATAAAAAGCGACTTGCTAAGCCGGGTCCTGTCTTCCCCTGCCTTAATTAGATATCTCCAAACAATAAAAAACCAGAAACTGATTATTAGCGCTAACCTCCCCTATCTTAGGCCCCAACAAATCAAAGCTAACCCAGAATTGAAATATGAACCCCGATTGGCTTTAGAAGCCGGACGGGACGGCTTAAAATACTACCGGCAGCTCTTACCTCAAGCCAAGTCTCTCCTCAATCTAGGTTTTAGCCATATCAGCCTGATCTTAGAAATCGATCCCAGCCAGACAGAAAAACTTAAGGACCAGATAGACCGAGACCTGGCCGGGATAAAAAAGAAAATCACTATAAAAAACGACCTAGCTGGGCTAAGTCGTTTCCTGATGATCGATTTGGAAAAATAA
- the prfA gene encoding peptide chain release factor 1: MYEDIKQKFAELENRLADGSLMKDREEMIKVSQAHAALKSIVNLISTWEKIKNQIAANEDLIKTESDPEIKDLAQQDNLKLKEEFTKLSEQIEDEVHPANPQDKKNAIIEIRAGTGGDEAALFAGDLFRMYTRFSEQQGFKLEMIEASRIGIGGFKEVIFSVIGPNAYGLLKYEGGTHRVQRVPETEKQGRVHTSTATVVVLPEAEEVDIEIKPSDIRIDTFCSSGPGGQSVNTTYSAIRILHLPTGIIVSCQDQKSQHQNKEKALQVLRSRLLAKQEEERQAKESSLRKNQVGGGDRSDKIRTYNFPQDRITDHRINMSWHSINRILEGELKTIIDELRKAAKQQN, encoded by the coding sequence ATGTACGAAGATATCAAGCAAAAATTTGCTGAGCTGGAAAATAGGCTGGCCGATGGCAGTCTCATGAAAGACCGAGAGGAGATGATTAAGGTCTCCCAAGCCCACGCCGCTCTTAAAAGCATCGTCAACCTGATAAGCACCTGGGAAAAGATTAAAAATCAGATAGCCGCCAATGAGGACCTAATCAAGACCGAATCAGACCCGGAAATCAAAGATCTGGCTCAGCAAGATAATCTCAAACTTAAAGAAGAATTTACCAAGCTCAGTGAACAGATCGAAGATGAAGTCCATCCGGCTAATCCCCAAGATAAGAAAAACGCCATCATTGAAATCCGCGCTGGTACCGGCGGCGATGAGGCCGCCCTCTTCGCCGGCGACCTCTTCCGCATGTATACCCGCTTCAGCGAACAACAGGGCTTCAAGTTGGAAATGATCGAAGCCAGCCGCATCGGCATCGGCGGTTTCAAAGAAGTGATCTTTAGCGTCATCGGCCCCAATGCCTATGGCCTGCTTAAATATGAAGGTGGCACCCACCGAGTCCAGCGCGTTCCAGAAACTGAGAAGCAGGGCCGGGTCCACACCTCAACCGCGACCGTCGTCGTTTTGCCGGAAGCTGAAGAAGTTGATATCGAAATCAAGCCCAGCGACATCAGGATCGATACTTTCTGTTCTAGCGGACCGGGTGGCCAAAGCGTCAATACCACCTATTCTGCCATCCGCATCCTCCATCTTCCAACCGGCATCATCGTCAGCTGTCAAGACCAGAAATCCCAGCACCAAAACAAAGAAAAAGCCTTGCAAGTCCTCCGTTCCCGCTTGCTCGCTAAACAAGAAGAAGAACGCCAAGCCAAGGAGTCGAGCTTACGCAAGAACCAAGTCGGCGGTGGCGATAGGAGCGATAAGATCAGAACATATAACTTCCCCCAGGACCGAATTACCGACCACCGGATAAACATGTCTTGGCATAGCATCAACCGCATCTTGGAAGGCGAACTAAAAACGATTATCGATGAGCTCAGAAAAGCGGCTAAACAGCAGAATTAA
- a CDS encoding DNA polymerase III subunit alpha, with amino-acid sequence MSFVHLHNHTHYSLLDGLTKIDELVSYVKEQGSPAVAITDHGTMYGVIEFYQKCQKAGIKPIIGVETYLAPGSRHDKNIKSDGRAHHLLLLAKNNTGYKNLIKLVSSAHLEGFYYKPRIDWELLKEHSEGLIACSACLAGEIPRLIMADKLAEAKKRILEYNDLFGQGNFFLEIMSHPELEELDKVNPQLIKFSRELGIPLVATNDSHYLKKDDAAAQDILLCLQNKKKVKDADRMKMNGDYSVRPNSEMIAAFKDTPEAISNTLKIAEMCNVELDLGNIQLPHFEVPAGFDGNSYLQDLCEKGIKKRYPKLSKEELKPIKERLNYELGVVAKMGWPSYFLIVADFVNWAKDNKIVVGPGRGSAAGSLVCYLTGITNLDPLAYDLLFERFLNPERISMPDIDMDFADARRDEVLDYVGDKYGHDHVAQIITFGTMAARAAVRDVGRVLDYPYDYCDKLAKNIPMLTKLDKALKEAPDLKEMYNSDPEAKRILDFAKRLEGVSRHASTHACGVVITKQPLTDYVPIQYASSSDKTIISQYSLHPIEDLGLLKMDFLGLKNLTIIESALKIIKNTRGLEINIDEIPLADKLTYELFQKGETTGVFQFESSGMKRYLRELKPTEFEDIIAMVALYRPGPMEWIPDYIAGKHQIKKVAYLHPKLEGILNKTYGVAIYQEQVMQIARDLAGFSMGEADVLRKAVGKKIASLLAEQKEKFIEGCVKNGIYKELAEKVFSFIEPFAGYGFNRSHAACYALIGYQTAYLKAHWPAEFMAALLTSDQHDSDRVAIEIDECRKMGIKIMAPDINESFASFTVVTAGTKENRAVAAGEKVETIRFGLNAVKNVGEHIVEVIIKERKQNGSYVDLFNFLERITDKDLNKKSLESLIKSGALDAYGERGFLLHNLERLLTFNKEISKAQDSRQSSLFSEPIFGALNRPRLEEALPIAKGEKLAWEKELLGLYISEHPASTLWPYLSGWAKPLSSLGQYRQEEGVVCAGVIANIKKIITRKNESMLFVKIEDAVSNIELLVFPSLLKETPLLWQEGQAIICQGKVSEKDQDLKLLVNKAALINPNDPQASVDDFKRLMLEYKPRPSFYRGDRNNDSHHQIAPVKTKPAAPAKADPNLAVLKITLPISLPAAELQELKNILSSNPGGSAVYFRLRSDEKDKVIKTAFLVDNNESLRRVISERLGPKISVA; translated from the coding sequence ATGTCCTTCGTCCATCTCCATAACCACACCCATTATTCCTTGCTTGACGGTCTGACTAAGATCGATGAGCTGGTTAGCTATGTGAAGGAACAGGGCTCGCCGGCGGTCGCTATCACCGATCACGGTACTATGTATGGCGTGATAGAATTCTACCAAAAATGCCAGAAGGCCGGGATCAAGCCGATTATCGGTGTGGAAACTTATCTCGCCCCTGGATCCCGGCATGACAAGAATATCAAAAGCGATGGCCGCGCCCATCATCTCCTCTTGCTGGCGAAGAACAATACTGGCTATAAGAACCTGATCAAATTAGTCTCATCCGCCCATCTCGAAGGCTTCTACTATAAGCCGCGGATCGACTGGGAGCTTTTGAAAGAACATAGCGAAGGCTTAATTGCTTGTTCAGCCTGTTTGGCGGGTGAGATACCGCGACTGATCATGGCTGACAAGTTGGCGGAAGCGAAAAAACGGATTTTAGAATATAACGATCTCTTTGGCCAAGGGAATTTTTTCTTAGAGATAATGAGCCATCCGGAATTAGAGGAGCTTGATAAAGTTAATCCCCAGCTGATTAAATTTTCTCGAGAGCTTGGTATACCCTTAGTGGCGACTAATGATAGCCATTATTTGAAAAAGGATGATGCGGCGGCTCAAGATATTCTCTTGTGCCTGCAGAATAAGAAGAAGGTCAAGGATGCCGACCGGATGAAGATGAACGGCGATTACTCCGTTAGGCCGAACAGCGAGATGATCGCGGCTTTCAAGGATACTCCAGAGGCAATCTCTAATACTTTGAAGATTGCAGAGATGTGTAATGTGGAATTGGATCTAGGTAATATCCAGCTGCCTCATTTCGAAGTGCCCGCTGGCTTTGATGGCAATTCCTATCTCCAAGATCTCTGTGAAAAAGGGATTAAGAAGCGCTATCCGAAGCTGAGCAAGGAAGAATTGAAACCGATCAAGGAAAGGCTTAACTATGAATTAGGGGTTGTCGCTAAGATGGGCTGGCCTTCATATTTCTTGATCGTTGCCGATTTCGTCAATTGGGCGAAAGACAATAAGATCGTCGTCGGTCCGGGCCGCGGCTCGGCTGCCGGCTCCCTGGTTTGTTATCTGACCGGTATCACCAACCTCGATCCTTTGGCCTATGACCTATTATTCGAACGTTTCCTTAATCCCGAGCGTATCTCCATGCCTGATATCGATATGGATTTTGCTGACGCCCGGCGGGATGAGGTCCTAGATTATGTCGGGGATAAATATGGCCATGACCACGTCGCCCAGATCATCACTTTCGGGACTATGGCGGCTCGGGCGGCCGTGCGCGATGTCGGCCGGGTTTTAGATTATCCCTATGACTATTGCGATAAGCTGGCCAAGAATATCCCGATGCTGACGAAATTGGACAAAGCCTTGAAAGAGGCTCCGGATTTGAAAGAAATGTATAATAGCGACCCTGAAGCTAAAAGGATTTTAGATTTTGCCAAACGTTTGGAAGGTGTGTCTCGCCATGCCTCGACGCATGCTTGCGGGGTCGTGATTACCAAACAGCCTTTGACCGATTACGTTCCCATCCAATATGCTTCCTCCTCGGACAAGACGATCATTTCCCAATATTCTTTACACCCGATCGAAGATCTTGGCCTATTGAAGATGGATTTTTTAGGCCTCAAGAACCTGACGATTATCGAATCGGCCTTGAAGATCATAAAGAATACGCGCGGATTGGAGATAAATATCGATGAGATTCCGCTAGCTGATAAGCTGACATATGAATTATTCCAGAAAGGCGAGACGACCGGCGTCTTTCAGTTCGAATCTTCCGGCATGAAACGTTATCTGCGCGAGCTAAAGCCGACGGAGTTTGAAGATATCATCGCTATGGTCGCCCTGTATCGCCCCGGTCCGATGGAATGGATTCCGGATTATATTGCCGGCAAGCATCAAATCAAGAAAGTCGCCTATCTCCACCCCAAGTTAGAAGGAATATTGAATAAGACTTATGGGGTGGCCATTTATCAGGAACAGGTGATGCAAATCGCCCGCGATCTGGCCGGTTTTAGTATGGGCGAGGCTGATGTCCTCAGGAAGGCGGTGGGCAAGAAGATTGCCTCCTTATTGGCCGAGCAGAAAGAGAAGTTCATTGAAGGCTGCGTGAAGAATGGTATCTATAAAGAACTGGCGGAAAAGGTTTTTTCTTTCATTGAGCCTTTTGCCGGTTATGGTTTTAACCGTTCTCATGCTGCCTGCTACGCCTTAATCGGCTACCAGACTGCTTATCTTAAAGCCCATTGGCCGGCGGAATTCATGGCCGCGCTTTTAACTTCCGACCAACATGATAGCGACCGGGTAGCGATCGAGATTGATGAATGCCGCAAGATGGGGATTAAGATAATGGCGCCTGATATTAATGAATCTTTTGCCTCCTTTACCGTCGTCACGGCCGGCACTAAAGAAAATCGGGCAGTCGCGGCCGGTGAGAAGGTCGAGACGATCCGTTTCGGTTTAAACGCCGTCAAGAACGTGGGTGAGCATATCGTGGAAGTAATCATCAAGGAAAGGAAGCAGAATGGCAGTTATGTGGATTTATTCAACTTTCTAGAGAGGATCACCGACAAGGATTTGAACAAGAAATCTTTAGAGAGTTTGATCAAGAGCGGAGCTCTGGACGCTTATGGCGAAAGAGGCTTCCTGCTCCACAATCTAGAGCGCCTTTTGACTTTCAATAAGGAAATTTCTAAAGCGCAGGATTCTCGGCAAAGTAGCCTGTTTTCTGAACCGATTTTTGGCGCTCTCAATCGCCCGCGGCTGGAAGAAGCCTTGCCAATTGCCAAAGGCGAAAAGTTAGCCTGGGAGAAAGAGCTTTTGGGTTTATATATTTCCGAGCATCCAGCCAGCACCCTTTGGCCATATTTATCGGGTTGGGCTAAGCCACTCTCTAGCCTGGGACAGTATCGCCAAGAAGAAGGAGTCGTCTGCGCCGGTGTCATCGCTAATATCAAAAAGATTATTACCCGGAAGAACGAATCGATGTTGTTCGTGAAGATCGAAGACGCCGTGAGCAATATCGAGCTTTTGGTTTTTCCTTCGCTCCTGAAGGAAACGCCGCTTTTATGGCAAGAAGGCCAAGCAATTATCTGTCAAGGCAAAGTGTCAGAGAAAGATCAGGATTTAAAGCTCTTGGTTAACAAGGCGGCCTTGATCAATCCTAATGACCCTCAGGCTTCAGTCGATGATTTTAAGCGCCTGATGCTAGAATATAAACCGCGTCCCAGCTTTTATCGCGGCGACAGGAATAATGATAGCCATCATCAGATAGCGCCTGTTAAAACTAAGCCGGCGGCGCCGGCGAAAGCCGATCCTAACTTAGCAGTTTTAAAAATCACCCTGCCAATCTCCTTGCCGGCAGCGGAACTGCAAGAATTAAAAAATATTTTAAGCTCTAACCCGGGCGGCAGTGCCGTTTATTTCCGTTTGCGCTCGGATGAGAAGGATAAGGTGATCAAAACCGCTTTCCTGGTGGACAATAACGAGTCTTTGCGCCGCGTTATTTCCGAACGCCTCGGTCCTAAGATTTCCGTCGCTTAG
- a CDS encoding flippase: protein MPKIHNIAKNTSYLTLALVLQKIISFTYFAILARYLGPHSLGQYYFALSFTTIFSILIDLGFANALTREIAKIASTAGRYLSNIMTLKVLLSLFTLGAAILSINLLGSDPLTKNLVYISCISMVLDSFTTTFFAVSRGFHNLKYESFASVSFQAIVLLGGYLALYYHLDIVYIMAALALASLYNFFFAWWVLVKKMKVKLFFSFNPVVAKEILTISWPFAGFAIFQRLYTYLDSVLLTFLAGSAATGIYQVAFKIIFALQFLPMAFTASLYPALSYYWLHNKNQLHITFERAVNYLVIISLPIIGGAIALADRIVLIFKSGFSGATLPLQISILALFFIFINFPIGSLLNSCDRQRRNTWNMAIVTVASVVLNLILIPRFQAVGASLTVLFTNILMTVLGVWQVRKIIAYRPQRNLIMIAKALGAALLMALIVFYGKEYLSLVAATALGALMYFLSLFALKGFTRADLSSIRKSFKI from the coding sequence ATGCCAAAGATTCATAATATTGCTAAGAATACTTCATATTTGACTCTAGCCCTGGTTTTGCAGAAAATCATCTCTTTTACTTATTTTGCCATTTTAGCCCGTTATTTAGGGCCTCATAGCTTAGGGCAGTACTATTTTGCCCTGTCTTTTACGACTATTTTCTCTATCTTGATAGATTTAGGCTTTGCCAACGCTTTAACCCGGGAAATCGCTAAGATTGCCAGTACGGCCGGCCGGTATTTGAGCAATATCATGACGCTCAAGGTCCTGCTCAGCCTTTTTACTTTAGGGGCGGCTATTTTAAGCATCAATCTTCTAGGTTCTGATCCTTTAACTAAGAATTTGGTTTATATTTCTTGTATTTCAATGGTACTTGATTCTTTTACTACCACCTTTTTCGCTGTTAGCCGCGGTTTCCATAATCTTAAGTACGAAAGCTTCGCTTCGGTTAGTTTCCAGGCAATCGTCCTTTTGGGCGGCTATCTGGCTTTATATTATCATCTAGACATCGTTTATATCATGGCCGCCTTAGCGCTAGCCAGCCTGTATAATTTCTTTTTCGCCTGGTGGGTGTTAGTTAAGAAGATGAAGGTCAAGCTTTTTTTCAGCTTCAATCCTGTAGTCGCTAAAGAGATTTTAACTATCTCTTGGCCTTTCGCGGGCTTTGCTATTTTTCAAAGACTGTATACTTATTTAGATTCCGTCCTTTTGACTTTCTTAGCGGGTAGTGCTGCCACCGGCATCTACCAGGTAGCTTTTAAAATAATCTTCGCCCTGCAGTTCTTGCCCATGGCTTTTACCGCCTCTTTGTATCCGGCCCTGAGCTATTATTGGCTGCATAACAAGAATCAGCTCCATATCACTTTCGAGCGGGCCGTAAATTACCTGGTGATCATTTCGCTGCCGATTATCGGCGGTGCGATCGCTTTAGCGGATCGGATAGTCCTGATTTTTAAATCCGGTTTCAGCGGCGCGACTTTGCCTCTGCAGATTTCTATCCTGGCCTTGTTTTTTATTTTTATCAATTTTCCGATCGGCTCTTTGCTTAACTCTTGCGACCGCCAGCGGCGCAACACTTGGAATATGGCAATCGTGACCGTAGCGAGTGTGGTTTTGAATCTTATCCTTATTCCTAGATTCCAAGCAGTGGGCGCCAGCTTGACGGTCTTATTTACCAATATCCTGATGACAGTCCTAGGTGTATGGCAGGTCAGGAAGATTATCGCCTATCGGCCGCAGCGCAACTTAATCATGATCGCCAAGGCTTTAGGAGCGGCGCTGTTAATGGCGCTTATCGTTTTTTATGGTAAGGAATATCTGTCTTTAGTGGCGGCGACAGCTTTGGGGGCCCTGATGTATTTCTTATCTTTATTCGCGCTCAAGGGTTTCACGCGCGCGGATTTGTCGAGCATCCGGAAATCCTTTAAGATCTAA
- a CDS encoding glycosyltransferase family 4 protein has translation MRTLLYTQEFPPFKGGVANYYGQMLSHWPEGEEIFVLTQNRHGRFRQYFIHFCQLVRAVYKHKIDYIIVGQVLPLGSVVHFFWRFRRLKYAVFLHGMDLAFALKHPRKAWLAKLILQDANRIICANSYTAEMLKVKFPHLASTIVVVNPGVSHYQEREKLPQLRKDQEEIILLSIGRLVKRKGFAETIKALPSGVRYVIIGQGPEAAALHQIADSRVTFIESVSEAAKWSWLEACDIFIMPSVDLDGDFEGFGIVYLEANLAGKPVIAGNSGGIKDAVIDGYNGLVVNGHSLPAIREAILKLASDPDLRHKLGQQGKARAEKDFSWSKQAQLIYTAITNQDK, from the coding sequence ATGAGGACTTTACTCTATACGCAGGAATTTCCGCCCTTTAAGGGCGGGGTGGCCAATTACTACGGCCAGATGCTGAGCCATTGGCCGGAAGGGGAGGAGATTTTTGTTTTGACCCAGAATCGGCATGGCCGTTTCCGCCAGTATTTCATCCATTTCTGCCAATTAGTCCGAGCCGTTTATAAGCATAAGATAGATTATATCATCGTCGGCCAGGTCCTGCCTTTAGGTTCGGTCGTCCATTTTTTTTGGCGTTTCCGCCGTTTGAAATACGCTGTCTTCTTGCATGGCATGGACCTTGCTTTTGCTCTCAAACATCCGCGGAAAGCTTGGCTGGCGAAATTGATCCTCCAGGATGCCAACCGAATTATTTGCGCCAATAGCTATACGGCTGAGATGCTGAAGGTGAAGTTCCCCCACTTAGCGTCAACTATCGTGGTCGTTAATCCGGGCGTTAGTCATTATCAAGAAAGGGAAAAATTGCCTCAGCTTAGGAAGGATCAAGAAGAAATAATCCTGCTAAGTATCGGGCGCTTGGTTAAGAGAAAAGGTTTCGCTGAAACCATTAAAGCTTTGCCATCCGGCGTCCGTTATGTTATTATCGGCCAAGGTCCGGAAGCGGCCGCTTTACACCAGATTGCCGACAGTCGCGTTACCTTTATCGAATCCGTGTCTGAAGCAGCTAAATGGTCTTGGCTTGAGGCTTGCGATATCTTTATCATGCCTTCAGTCGATTTAGACGGCGATTTCGAAGGTTTCGGCATCGTCTATTTAGAAGCTAATTTAGCTGGGAAGCCGGTGATCGCCGGCAACAGCGGCGGCATCAAGGACGCCGTCATCGATGGCTATAACGGCTTAGTGGTTAATGGCCATTCTCTGCCAGCTATCAGGGAAGCGATTTTAAAGCTAGCTTCCGATCCTGATTTAAGGCACAAGCTAGGCCAGCAAGGGAAGGCCAGGGCAGAAAAAGATTTTTCTTGGTCCAAACAAGCCCAGCTCATTTATACGGCCATTACTAATCAAGACAAGTAG